Sequence from the Clostridiales bacterium genome:
ACCAAAAGAAGTGGTAGAGCTATTAATAGATAATGGAGCGGAAGTGAATATGAAGGGTAAAGATGGCAAAACGGCGTTGATGATTGCATGTGGGAAGAATGCAGCAAAAGAAATAATAGAATATTTAATAGATAATGTGGCAGATGTATACAAGAAAGACAATAAAAGGAGAACTCCAATAATCACGTTGGATGGTAAAGTACAAGCTAAAATGTTAAAAGTATTAACAAGAAGAGAGCTAAGGAATGCATGTGCTAAGAATAATAAAGATGAGGTAGAAAAACAATTAGATAAAGTTGGAGGAATTTTGCCTAAAGATCTTTTAGTAGAGTTAATTAATTTATCTAATGAGGATACTTTAGAAGTACTAGTAGAAAGAATAAATGTTTCCCTAATAAATGATATATTTAATTTAATAACCTAAGAAGGAAAGCGTAATTGTATAATAAATTTACTATATAAAAAAGGTGCAATTAACAAAATAAGTGGTAAATTAAAAAGTGTTTTAAAGAGCAAATTAATTAAAGATGTAAC
This genomic interval carries:
- a CDS encoding ankyrin repeat domain-containing protein, with protein sequence MVELLIDNGAEVNMKGKDGKTALMIACGKNAAKEIIEYLIDNVADVYKKDNKRRTPIITLDGKVQAKMLKVLTRRELRNACAKNNKDEVEKQLDKVGGILPKDLLVELINLSNEDTLEVLVERINVSLINDIFNLIT